gaCAGGGGCTGCCTATCCTCCAGCATTCTCTTCATATTTGAAGCAGCATTAGCGGATATTTTCTAATCAGAAATCTTAAAACCATTGCAAATATACAGAGAAagaacacaaaaagcacaaaatatacatgcaagttttttaaaatgtctttatttcagaaaagcTCAATTCAGTGATTTTCACAGGGTAGGCACTGCCTACCTTGCCTACCCTGACTGAACGTCACTGAAACGTATAATTCAAAATCATAGACCAAAACAATCCGTCCTCGCATGCGACAATTCAACTCTGGCACTCTTTCCTCGACCTCCACTCTAGGACACCCAGAGAATTGTTCTCTGCTAACGCCTTGTCGTTCCTTTGGACGCGGAAGCAAAATTGCTACAATGCTCATCAAAGTGCATCACAACTCCTCGAAACGCTGTGCAACGGGCTTTGAGGTATATTTTCTCTCGTTTGGTGAGTGTGTCAGAGGTGTTACCCAATCAGCGGCGACGTGTATATAAACCCCACCGTATTAAAAAGGCAGTGCGCACAATGGATCCAACTGAAGTCCTTTACAAATGCGTACGCTGCAGCTTGGTGTATGCAACAACTGAAGACATTAGAAGACAAGTTTGTCGTAAGTATTTTATAGTATTAAACACGTATTTAAACCAATGTAATCAGACTCCGAAAATTCTTCGAAAAGAACGCAAAGAATGGCCTTCTCAGCTGCCACAGTCGCACACTTACGTAACACAACAGGGTGTTCAACCAGAGACTGTGGCTGCGTCCGAATTGTCAAAAAAATTACCccctatgtcttttcctaaccagttttccttgacctcgatggaaaacttcatgaggtcaaggaaagctatgaaggagaattcataaggacttaggaaaacacaaccgcggtgctaagaaATTCcaactgcacttacactaggctacgtaattatgtGACGGCGGATGTTATCGACGTGGGTCAGACAACAAATAGccattaaaaaatcatttaaatttattagAATGCACATCAGTAGCTCCCTGAAATGCTATATGGACACTGACATCATCAGCAAAGCAGCAAATACAGTATTTCTTCAGATAGTCAAGGAAGTTAAGTGTCAAACAACTGGTTTGGTTATACACATCCATCGTAGAGATCCTTCCTACTTCATAAATCACGGTCTGGTATGGAAGCATGGAGagccacagacaaaaaaaactcccaagCATTATCTGTCCTATTTGGAAGCACCTAAGATCACCACCAACCTATtgcatccacacagacaggcctgGAGCTCAGGTGCATACACTTTTCAGGTACATTCTCTAGTGAGCCAGGCACTACTTTCCACACAACAAACTGCAACTTGTACCACAGGGGATAGCACTGACAGACACCCACCTCTACCTTATAACTGGTaacctgttaaaaaaaagcttggGCCAATTTACTGTAGGCCACACAAGTCCAGGAAagataaacataattttaagataaacataaaaatagaaGGGCAGGCCTGTCTACacttcttttaaataaaaaaagtgtttgttatGCAGATactttagaaaaatatatattggtGTCCAACGTGGGGCTGTACATGTCCAaatcccaccctaatttggaatgtccaatttgcTATGTGCAACTGTGGTCCCAACTCCCCAactgggagagtgtagacatccgCAGTTCCCTTCCAAAACACCAGGtgtcaccagcctgcttcttttaACACCGCAGGCCACAGCTGAGCACGCACAGTGCAGAGTCACAGGAAGACCTTTCCGTATGAGTCTGCGGCACTATCGGCCAGCGGGGCTCGCTAAATACCCGACTGtcccctcccataccctgggtgaGGCAATCGGCAAATTGCAAGTCACCCtctggagctaccggccacagtcagcactgacacaatCCAGATTCAACCTGAGACCATGGAACTCTAATACACTATTTAATAATACAACGCATAGTCAGTAGATAGGACAGGACCATTACTTagtggaagtaaaaaaaaaaaaaaaatagaatactTTTCACAGTGTAAATCCTCTTTTCTGTCACTGAGTCAGTTATACATGAGTCAGTTTAAAGTATATTAACCCATTTCCTCTATGTGCATTCCTTATTTGGTCATTTAATTGTAAATACATGAAAGCAAAATGTTCCTTTCTAAGGAGTTAAATATCAAGTCAAATTAGTACCTTCACAGGGAAAACATTCAATACCAAGAGCTGTacataaaagacaaaaatcaatCATTACATCAATCAAAACGGCAACCAAtgtaaacaatttaaaatcattagatacaaaagcaaacacagtCCAGCACCTGTTAGTGAAAATTCATCCACAGCTGATTATCAGCAACAGAATTAAATCGTAGGTGTCAACACACAGGTTGTAGCAGACCCACAAAGAAGAGCACAGGGGTTGGACAAAATCACAGACATACCGAAAGAAAAATGAATCGGTATCATTTGGAGCAGCCGATTTCACAAATCAGCCGTCAGCTATCAACATTAGCAATGTATTGGTCAACGTACACTTATCAAAATGTTGATTGTCAGAcctctttttttaactgaaacataCTGATAATTGGCATTCAAAATAACGTGATTAATCTGTGTACCTCGCCGCTTTTGACTTCGGACCTTCAGACTTCTGAAGTGTggtgtttctgttattttgtacAACCCCTGTAACTGTCAGAGTTAAAGCAGACACACTGTCCAATTAAAGTGCACCGCGACAAAAGGCACGGCATTGTAACAGCCgcagaggaggcggagcctgtgcaaggaggcggagcctgcgCAAGGAAAGCCTCGGTGTCTCCGCCTCCCTCACAGAGAGCAGAAGTAGTTGTGCAGCGGGATGGCCGTGACGCCGGAGACGGCGATGCCGAAGCTGTCTCCCACGCTGGCGGCCGACATGGCGAACTCCCGCTCTCTGCTTCCAGTCTGCAGGGATACAGTCACACAGGGCGCTCAGATAGGGAGAGGAGTAGGGGGTGAAatgggcaaacacacacactcacgcatatgcatagacacacatacaaacacacacgcacacacacacatgcgcatagacacacacacacacacacacacacagacggccacagagagacacacagagagacagggagaaaagaggaaaaggaggagatGGACTTGCCTCCTTGCTGATGAAATAGAAGGTGTTGACATAGGCTGCACCTCCAAGCAGACCCTCATAAACAACTATGGCAAACACCACAGGTGCACTGGGGAGAAACTGATAGTACACAGCCACTGTCAGGAGCCCAGCATTCACACACTgcaaaagagggaaagagagagagttcatAAAACAAACTGGCCCATACAGTCCTTCAATACTGAATAACAGAAATGCGGCCATTCGTGAAGCACCGAGCAGTCTGGCTCCATTGTAATCTCTAATAACAAAAGTGACACATAGACAGtaaaagacaggaaaacagactgttcaCTACATTTCACTTTCACCACTTTTCTCttattcctctctcccttcctccctccttccttccacctctccactcctcctgctctcacctgcagtacagacaggaccCAAACTCTCCTGAGTTTCATGCAGAAGAGAGACGAGCGGGAGAAGAACACTCCGATCTGGTACAGAGTCTGATACCTGTCACCACAGAGAGAAGGATGAGTGTAACTGTGACTGATACCTGTCACCACAGAGAGAAGGACGAGTGTAACTGTGACTGATACCTGCCACCACAGAGAGAAGGACGAGTGTAACTGTCACTGTAATTAAGCTCCCATGATGCACTTGAAGCCAAATAAGCAGCTTTTAACTTTGCAATTACTCAGTCTCGTCAGAGTGACAGATAAGTTTCAATTGAATTTTGGTTATGAATGCTCAACTCACAATTTTACAGTTACTGTTAGAGCCCAGACACTAAATAAGCACACCCTTCTTTCATTTGAACTAAGTAGGTAATGAGTTTATCCAACAGAGCAACTGGTTACTatgtgactgtaatgtaatgtaactgtaatgAGTGTTTATCCGACAGATTGACTGGCTGCcaagtgactgtaatgtaatgtcattgtAATGAGAGTTTATCCTGTAAAGCGACTGGTTGGTCAGTGACTGCAATGTAATTGTAATGAGAGTTTATCCTGCAGAGTGACTGGTTGCTAAGtagctgtactgtaatgtaatagtaTTGAGGGTGATCCTGCAGAGTGACTGGTtgctaagtgactgtaatttaatgtaaccGTAATGAGAGTTTATCCTGCAGAGTGACTGGTTGCTGAGTGACTGTAAGGTAATGTAACAGTAATGCTGTAGAGCGACTGGTTGCTATGtgactgtaatgtaactgtaatgtaacagtAATGAGGGAGGGACTCTGACCAGCGATACTGCTCTGCATGGGACATGTAATATCCGGGGAAAAACAGCAGCTCCAActagaggaaaaaaagaggaaaggaagagggaagaaatgtgtgtaaatgagcttcTCATtaactttttatacacagattGTCTATTCAAGTCGTGTTTCCCCATTATCTTTAACAGATTCACAATTCTAATGCAATACCCTTTTGTTTAGTTTCTatattcattatgttttcagcTTTTTCCCAAGCAGTACATCACAGTGTTCTTACTGTTTCTATGTCCTACCTTTGTCTAAGGTGGTCAACTTATAAGCACTTTAGAGGGTTTTCCAAACACGTGATTATAAATTTCTTATTTatcttaaaattttttaaaaagttttttaaagtgTGGGTGGCATGTATGGGCCAGTGGGTGTGCAGGTAAGTGAAGCATGCGGGTGGCCAGTGTGGTGGGCCGTGTGGGTGGCCAGTGTGAGTGGGGCCGTTGTGGGTGTGGCCAGTGTGAGTGGGGCCATTGTGGGTGGGCCAGGTGATGGCATTGTGGCGTAGCCATGGAGTGGGGACtttgtgggtgtgcatgtggtgGACATGGGGTGGGCTGTGATGGGCCATTgggtgtggcagtgtggtgggcattgtgggtgtggccagTGTGAGGGCCTTTGGGTGTGCCATGTGATGGGCAGTGGTGGTCTGAGATGAGAGGGACTCACCAGGCCCTGGTTGATGAAATACTCAGCAAAATACACAACGCTCAGAGGAATGATGAACTTCAGCAGACCCTGAGAGAAGGAATGGAGCAAACACACCCTTATATACAGGACAAACATACACTAGCcctaaagaacacacacacatatagaggACAAACATACACCAGACCTAAagaacacacccacatatagaGGACAAACAAACACTAGCCCTAaagaacacacactcatataggCCAAACATACACCAGCcctaaagaacacacacacacatataggccAAACAAACACCAGCcctaaagaacacacacacatataggccAAACAAACACCAACCCTAaagaacacacagacatatagaggacaaacaaacaccagccctaaagaacacacacacacatagaggaCAAACAACACCAGCCCTAaagaacacacactcatataggGACAAACAAACACCAGCCTAAAGACCACACACATATAGAGACAAACAACACCAGCCtgtaagtacacacacacatataggccAAAAATACACCAGCCCTAAAGAAGCACAAAATTCATAtggcagaaaaaacaaacaccagccctaaagaacacacacacatatagaggacaaacaaacaccagccctaaagaacacacacacatataggccAAACATACACCAGCcctaaagaacacacacacatatagaggacaaacaaacaccagccctaaagaacacacacacatacagcggacaaacaaacaccagccctaaagaacacacacacatatagaggACAAACAAACACCAGCACTGAAGTACACACACGGTCAGGTACATGCACTACTTgcctttaaaaagcacacatttatGACTTCATATAGAAATATAAATGGGCTACACGATGCTTAAGGGTCAGATTTGTCAGTAATGTGGGAACAGGAATGTTTGTTGGGTAGAGCAACACAGATGTGCACAGGACAGTGCAGAGACTCACTCGGAGGGCAACAAGTCTTTCTGCGCAAGTCAGATCTCCCGCATTGCCTGGATCTCCTGAGGCTGAACCTGAAGAGGAATAAACTCTGATTACGGGGCCACGTGCAAGAGGTTTGGAGTGAATTCCATGTCAATTCAGTCAGTTCAAGAAAGGAActaaaattcaattcatgaactAAAATTCACTTCATCAACTGTTAACTGTTATTCCATTCAGGAACTGAAGAAAGGCCTTGTGTTCAACAAGGATATTTCAATTCGTTTTCTGAAGTGACTGAAAAAACGTGTGTAACCCCAACTCTGGTGTAGTGTTGACACATACATTGGAATTCCCATCCAAATCTTTTCTCTTCAATCCCACTGATCATCTCCATGTCATTCAtattttccctctccttcctgtctctTCCCATTCCTGGTTTCCCTCGGCACTCTGGGACCCTGTCGCgctcaccctcctcttcctcctgctctcgcTCCGCGTCGTCAGGGACCTCCGTCATCAGGGGCCGTCTCTCCTGAGCGCTGGGGTCACacagaagcccctccccctttctgctCCGCCACTGAGGAAAAGAGGGCGGGAACTCCAGGAGGAAAAAATAGCTGCGGGGAGCAAATGGAGAGAGGTTCCGCACTGACGCGCTCACGTGCGACGCTGCACGCTACCAACATCTCAACAAAACTCCGGCATTCCACCGACATGCCAGATACACTCCAACAACTCATTTACACTATAGCCATTTAGCAGaagttcttatccagagcgactcacacaactttttttacatagcatttacattgcatccgtttatacagctggatatatatactgaagcaatgcaggttaagtaccttgctcaagggtacaacgggactcgaacctgcaacctttaggttacaagaccctgcttcttacccattatactacactgcaacATTCCAACAACGCTCAGAACGGTCAAATGAGCCAGCTGTCACTCACCTGGCAGCCATGATGGCCGGGACCACCAGCATAATGAGCAGCGTTGCCCGGGGCGACAGACCCACTTGTGTGAGAGCGGAGTACAGTAATGCTCCTGCCACCCCTGCACCACCAGTCCCggacccccagccccccaacacCGTCCTGACGAAGACAAGGGGGCGGAGTCAATGACACAGGGCTGAACAATGCACTCTACCACACTCCTGCTCCACCAGTCCCAGACCCCAGCCCCCCAACACCGTCCTGATGGAGGCACAGGGGCGGAGTCAATGACACAGGCCTGAACAATGCGCTCTAGCACACTCATGCATGGTACCAGAAAACTGtagtgtgcgcacacacacacactgtgtgtgcttgcgcgcgtgtgtgtgtgtgagtgtgcaggcGTATGCAcaggcatgtgtgcatgcacgtgcatgtgtgtatgtctgcatgggtgtgtatgtacgcacgtgcgcgcgtgcgtatgcatgcgtgtgcttgaatttgtgtgcgtgcgtatgagGGTAGTTACCTGTCAAAaaacacagtgagagagaggaatgacAGCTCCCCCAGTCCAGAACTAACACTGGCAAAGATGACTCCTGCAGTGAGACAGGTGGGTGTGAACAGGACATTTATTGTTACGCAATAACCTGTCCTGCACTGCCTAGGCAACCTGTGGGGTACATGTCCACTGCCCTCCCCACTAGCTGCAATAAACTTACTTCACCACGCTCATGCAAAACTTTGCTCAAAAACAGACCTAGAATgggatacaaaaacaaaactgtccaATCTAATATTTCATACTCTATATGCATACTTATATTCTGTTCACAACTAACAGTAATCATGTTAATAATTTGAAGCAGTACCCAGAATGCTCATTCCCACAGTGGAAGAGAAGGACACCAACAGGAAACTGGAAGCTGCCGCAgcaacacacagcaacacacggAACCTGTTGaccatgtaatgtaatgtaatgaaattagCCCAGTTAGTTAATACAACCAAAATTTTCAACACTACTTCTGTGATGGCAGCGgtagaaaatccaggttcagaaagtaaaagtcctcctcAATATTTTGCTTAAATTACCTGggtttgctaattagcacaatccagccaggaggtagaactaattagtgaaatcatcTTGCTGAGGTCATGGGTGGAAAAAACGGCAGGACTTTAACTTTGCGACCCCAGGACCTCCCACCTCTGAGTGACCGTTAACAGAAAAGATTTAAATGTAGTAAAATCAACTTTTACCCATAAGGACACTTGTGGATGAAGAAAGGCGCAGCCAATTTGATGAGGAGAGTCGGAAGAATATCGGCGAGGAGCACAGCCTAAAATTAAAGTTAGACGTCCAACTGTGTCACTGGCCTCGGCATACCATGCACAAGCTGATAGTTCACTGAGCCTACAAGGCAGTGCGAGGTAAAACAAGCCGGCCCATTAAATTtgccaaaaaatgaatattttaaaatggaggagTTGTATTTTACCGCAGTAGAAACTGGGTTACAGTCATAGCGAGTGCTGTTGCTGTTATTCCTTCCCTCGGGTGTAATGAGCGATGCAGATACGGTCTACAGACGGTGGGCAATGGAGAGTTAGTTAatacaatacataaaaaatgagTAGTAAACCGCTGGGCGGTTGCTGACAGTACCACGCGACAGACACCGTCACGCGGATAGTCTTACGTTGGTAGTGGTGTTGTGCGTCTCCTGTTGTTTCAGGATATCATGGGCGGCACTCAACATTACTACATAGGCAAAGTTGTTGCACAGTCCCAGCAACCTGGAGAAAGAGGTGGAAAATACCTCCAATGAGATTGCTTGAGGACACAGCATACAGTATGGACTTCAAGTTGAGACATGAAGTAGAAATGCGTTTAATTCCGATGTGAAAATCTTAGATTATCTAACAACTCACCAAAACCCGCTTAGATTTCTCCAGAATGACACGCGACCTATACCAGGgatgaaaacacagaaaaacaaaaacagggatAACTGTCAGTTTGGCTGTCATTTTGGTAATCGGTAGTGGCATGTAACAGGAAGCAAAAAAGAATAATTACCACGTGAATTGGAAGTCACAATAGGTACGTGGTCGCCACTTAAAGTTTCCGTATGGTCCATGgcgaaaacaaataaacacacgcCTACGCTGATGATATTACAGAAATTATGTCTTAAGTTACCTTTGAAAATCTACCCGGAAATCTGCCAAATCTAAAGATTCTGGTAGTTTTATTTAGCGAGTTAGCTAAAGtatctacatttatttttttagctacCGGTAGTGTAGCTACTAGCCGACTACTGATTATAAAAATAGGCCATACGTCTAAGCTTGCAAGGAAGTAATCTAAGTAATCAAGCTGTACATCCGATAGCGAACGAGAAGTTTAACGCAAATTAGGTCAGTAGACAAACAGGGCACCAGTTACTACTTTCATTTTGGTTTAGGACTTCTACACTGCCTGTGGTTCATTGCCGCGTCCTTCTCGTTTTGTTTTACGCATAGAACGTACATGGGAACTGGCGACGGTAGGAGGAGCCAGGCGTTGAAGCTTAGGAAGTAAAGGGAACCAGCAGCCTCTACTGCGCATGTACAAATACGCAAGTTGTGGGCGAAACACTGGAGCTcgcattaaagtgaatggggaatatcacacttttgaaggcaaaatataACTTCCCCGatggtattttgaaaatatgttatGTAGAGAACGATGCACGTGAAGGATCCAAAAGGATAATCGCGGCATTATCTATCGTTCTTTCCATAAACAACGAGAATAGGCCATAGACcgtacataggaactggagagggtaggaggggccagtcGGTGAAGTCTAGGAAGTATGCATGTCTATGGGATACgcacatgtgtgtttgaaaataGGTGTGGcctacagttcagttcacagtGTGGTTATAAATGACGATTTTATGGAGATCCAGATCGATTGTGAGGTGCAATGGGTACCCATTGTCAGCATATGAATAGTGGATTTCATGACACCTTTTCACCATTTTAGGATTGTTTGTCAATCTAGTGGATCTGGAGTGTGGACTGAGGAGTCTTAAGGCTTATTTACAGACTACATGAATCATGAAtttcatcaacaacaaaaaacctctAATTTCTGAATCAACATTCCAAAATTTAATTCCTATATCTTCTGTACCCTATTTCAGAATGTTATTAACATTAAATTCTCCCCCTATCTCGCAAAGTAGTCCTACATATTCCTCTTTAACTATTACATTTACTATAATGACATGAAATACTGTTTCTTACTCTCAACCCTAACCACACCTGCCAGATTCATGTTTCTTTATGATAAACAAAGTTTAATCCTGTGTGACCAAGCCATAATCTAGTAATAACATCCTCCTCTTTCCTGTTTCCCCCACCAGACCTTATATTCCCAACCAGTGGATTAATGGCAAATGTCACCCTTTACTGTCTCTATTCCATTCATTCTGCCTGACCTTGTCCCCCAGCATAATGTTGCAACATTCCCTTTATAACCAAACCCTACCATAGCACCGTGGTGTCTCAACCATGTTGATCATGAAACGACTATTTTCATGATAACCTTgaaaagttttcttttattgtttagtgatcataaatcaaaaatgttaaaagtggTACAAACCACACTCTCTGGTCCTTCCCTGatcataaattaatatattggTTTAATAATTGACCATTCAATTGTCCCCCtataattatattgttgataAATGACAGTAATAGTAATGTTTTGTGCTGaactatgatttaaaaaatactgacaTGTTCCCCAGGGCTTTGAGGCCTGGGCACCACTGTGAGGCTGGAAATCAACGGCTTGTTGTCAAATTCTGTGTCCAGGCAGTATGTCTGGCAGCTCATGGGCTAATTCACCACACCTCCACTGCTTTGGCCGTCTAGGACAaaggctttctttctttctcatttcctgCCCATCTCCCTGGGCTCAAGGATTTGTCCCACATGGACTACCTCTGCTGGCTAGGGGTGGGCCCATGAAGCCTTGCAGTGAAAGCCCTGACCTCCATGACTGTAGTTCTTTTGCAGTAACTTACTCCTGAACTCCAATACTGTACTTCTTTTGCAGTAACATACCCCTGGCCCCCtctgtcatttttctgtgttcCTTCCTCATCGCTCTCATGAATAGTGCAATATGAATTATATGGCTGTAATTTAACCTCACTCTGAGATAACTAAACTAATGTAGCACACCGATAACAACCAGTGGAACAGTGCTGATGGTGATTGATGTATGTGTTCTAGAACTATCTGGAAAATCCTACAGAGGCATACAAAGTGCAGACAGAAATTATCCACCAATAACCTTCAAGCTAGTTTGTTGTTACTAGTGTACTCCATGGTTGACAGAGGACTGCATTACGTGTAGCTTCCCCTGATAGTTATGGCGACTGTACACAAACCTTCCTCAAACCGAACCTAACCTGTGTTGCGTAAGCCTGGTGAAACACAAAAAGGATAACCTCCGGGTCTCCACAGTGTCTCGGCCACCTGCCAAAATAACCCCTAACAACAGGAAAAGGAAGTGTGAGCTCACCGCCCAGCTAACACACAAccttctcacaatgttgctgccttgtgtggcaatgttataacattgacaaaCATTCCGGTAACATTGTGACAACATTTAGTGTTAGCTGGGCTTTGTCCTCACTTAAAATCCAGCTCAACTCCAGTTCCCATCAGCCCACATATGGACCTCTAGATATCCCCTGTGATGGACCTCTCTAGCTTTTAATGCTTCCTCTGTGTCTACAGGGAGTGTCCAAGGAAGTATATTCCCTGGAAGAGAGTAGGGGGGCGGGCTCTTGGTGGTGGGGATTCCTGGCAAGACCTTATTTGGACGTACAAAGGGAAGTGTGTAAAGTGGAAGGCTTGCTCAGgattgcatttaagggaagaCCAAATGAACATTTGAGGGGAATCTGCTTAACAGctctcctggtaccatagtccTCTCCTACGAGCATTTTTGGTATACATCAAACCTCTctttatgtttcttttctttgtcttatTTTGTTAGAGTGTACGTTTTTCCCTTCTCATAGAATAGCGTTCTTCATTTGTCTTCCTTTGTAGATAAAATGTACACCGTTCAGCATTGTTGAAACTGCCTATCTTTGGTTATAGCCAACTGTCATATTGTGCCATTATaaactgttttccctttttcagtGCATCTAAAGCACGTGGTTAGCATATACGCTGACCGGGGCGTGCATCTCTGTgaggaccaatcagagcactggTCTTATATGCGGGTTGGGGTAATACTGTGAGAGGTTCAGTCACTGCACATGCAGCTGCTCTGGTCTAGCTGTTCGAGCCAGTGTCCAGATGGATCCCAGTGTAATTCCATATAAAATAATAGAGGGATCATAGTCCAGGATATTTAGATAGCTTCACTTACCAGATGGAGTAACCTTAGTTAGGGTTCCCTGGGTCAGCTGTTATATTCGGTACCTGgacatacacattttttcagGTTGAAGTCGCTTCGTTATGGTGCAGAAACATTACTTGCAAGTTTCCCAAATGAGTAGCACCTTTACCTGCTGTCAGAGAACGattagatgaatgcctggcagcaatACAAAGTCTTGCCGCCCATTATGTCAGCACGCCTCGGTCAACACATGTATATGCAAAAGCATATTCAAACGAACATTCACGTTACAGGATTTGAAGTTGTTGGAGTCAGatatgctttttttcctccGTGTGGCCATGTCTAAATCCTTACAGGTAACTGCCCTGaaatctctctccttttcccttctcCACCTCGTCCAATCCTCACTAGTCCATACCCCACATTTAAAGATACGCATCATATCCTCTTGCCTCAGTTGTTGCAATCACCTCGAATGCAGCGAGAAGCCAGTAATACAGTTATGGGTTTCAACCTGACCAAAATTTGCAAGCGCTCAACAATTAATTTGTCCATGTTGTCTTCGTGTTTGCTCGCCATGTGACATGCATGATTGACGAAAAGCAACTGTACATTTGTTAAACGTACTGTCCGTAATGCAAGGCTATGGGCTGATCTGTTTCAGATCTGCCATTTGTCTGCTTTgaagctaaaattagacatgctgCTGTAACTGTACTGACAATTGTTGGTCTTTATTCATCCAGAAGATGAATTTCTCAGAGAGGGTAAATTATATGTAAAGTAGACATAGTCACTGTGGTTTGTTGTAATACCTTGAATTACTTTACTTGTTACAGCTTTCTTTTAATGCAGAACAGAGCTTAAATTAAGATTATTTAAACATGGGGGATAATTGATGAACTtgataaattaatcaaattggTTATCCAACttgagaaaacacacacgcacacacgctcacacacacgtgcgagcatacacgcacacacacaggaaggcaACACCACATTGTACCCGCAAGAGGAAGAAAGACGGGGAGATCTACAGCCTTTTATGAAGCACatatcaaagacaacaaagcgAAACATAATTGAGCAACACAATTGCAGGGACTGATAATTACAACACGCTCATAAAAATAGGATCTACCTGGCACACTGCAAAGCAGAATA
This genomic window from Anguilla rostrata isolate EN2019 chromosome 17, ASM1855537v3, whole genome shotgun sequence contains:
- the cln3 gene encoding battenin isoform X2, whose product is MDHTETLSGDHVPIVTSNSRGRVSFWRNLSGFWLLGLCNNFAYVVMLSAAHDILKQQETHNTTTNTVSASLITPEGRNNSNSTRYDCNPVSTAAVLLADILPTLLIKLAAPFFIHKCPYGFRVLLCVAAAASSFLLVSFSSTVGMSILGVIFASVSSGLGELSFLSLTVFFDRTVLGGWGSGTGGAGVAGALLYSALTQVGLSPRATLLIMLVVPAIMAASYFFLLEFPPSFPQWRSRKGEGLLCDPSAQERRPLMTEVPDDAEREQEEEEGSASGDPGNAGDLTCAERLVALRGLLKFIIPLSVVYFAEYFINQGLLELLFFPGYYMSHAEQYRWYQTLYQIGVFFSRSSLFCMKLRRVWVLSVLQCVNAGLLTVAVYYQFLPSAPVVFAIVVYEGLLGGAAYVNTFYFISKETGSREREFAMSAASVGDSFGIAVSGVTAIPLHNYFCSL
- the cln3 gene encoding battenin isoform X1, which gives rise to MDHTETLSGDHVPIVTSNSRGRVSFWRNLSGFWLLGLCNNFAYVVMLSAAHDILKQQETHNTTTNTVSASLITPEGRNNSNSTRYDCNPVSTAAVLLADILPTLLIKLAAPFFIHKCPYGFRVLLCVAAAASSFLLVSFSSTVGMSILGVIFASVSSGLGELSFLSLTVFFDRTVLGGWGSGTGGAGVAGALLYSALTQVGLSPRATLLIMLVVPAIMAASYFFLLEFPPSFPQWRSRKGEGLLCDPSAQERRPLMTEVPDDAEREQEEEEGERDRVPECRGKPGMGRDRKERENMNDMEMISGIEEKRFGWEFQCSASGDPGNAGDLTCAERLVALRGLLKFIIPLSVVYFAEYFINQGLLELLFFPGYYMSHAEQYRWYQTLYQIGVFFSRSSLFCMKLRRVWVLSVLQCVNAGLLTVAVYYQFLPSAPVVFAIVVYEGLLGGAAYVNTFYFISKETGSREREFAMSAASVGDSFGIAVSGVTAIPLHNYFCSL